One Nostoc punctiforme PCC 73102 DNA window includes the following coding sequences:
- a CDS encoding tetratricopeptide repeat protein yields MSVNDTAHNNNSIWNRQVYHRLKLALSLGLRRQLFLAICDNLHLRNQVAARLHSTLAYPVGQVLYQSSNAQENSTPAYPRLVTLRLNLNEPNPIVQINQWLANYPPPIVGASKDTPGRPFPVPAFQIVGVEHLTKETVATQRLFLHYLRLSEQYFSTQESSRFLESNLLLWIPRPWLSAIKQSAPQFWRCRTGVFVFAGEPTPATQNAGYPERFSHSRNLDLRNIEQSIIDESVNQAELRTAASELKFENNSNFPAEVQGNGIHKTQESTSRSGSGNNNQSLLSLSYVSSELTELVIATINASSDKNAENYLQPQQILLEIEELHEKQASGDVLAEAYYRLGTLYRLRIEQGESTLENLMVAIIAYQEAISYDESSPQLPDILNDLGTLYWMLYRTPPNSEEGQTYIEQAIEFYQLALKMISPQTHRETYARVQNNLGTAYGDLARFSHPSENWQQAVLAYNEALSYRTADMDSLKYAACQNNLGTAYWHLGQYNQPIVHLKKAIAAYNEALIYYNPEQEPLKYGMIQNNIGTACWNLAQYEQPAQNLQLAINVYSKALKYRTPANVPSACAATQNNLGTAYWHLANLSQTTKEARQKYLQLCISAYEEAIALAHSLSGTPLSFDLLASYNNLALAHYQLVIDKSFNGDKATHSQHLEVALDYHLQALNGLSKQSEAYQTTFTYVVKTIRAFHNELGIQGQTLALSKVPSQLLPEILSKL; encoded by the coding sequence ATGAGCGTGAATGATACTGCACACAACAATAATTCTATTTGGAATCGGCAAGTATACCACCGCCTGAAACTTGCCCTAAGCCTTGGCTTACGACGACAACTTTTTTTAGCAATATGTGATAATTTACACCTGAGAAATCAAGTAGCAGCCCGCTTGCATTCTACATTGGCTTATCCTGTTGGACAGGTGCTATATCAGTCATCAAATGCCCAAGAAAATAGCACTCCAGCTTATCCGCGATTAGTCACATTGCGTTTAAATTTAAACGAACCCAATCCCATAGTTCAGATAAATCAATGGTTAGCTAATTATCCACCACCAATTGTTGGAGCATCAAAAGATACCCCTGGAAGACCTTTTCCAGTACCAGCATTTCAGATTGTAGGCGTGGAACATCTTACCAAGGAAACAGTAGCAACACAGCGTTTATTTTTACACTATCTCCGCTTAAGTGAGCAATATTTTTCTACACAAGAATCTAGTCGATTCCTAGAATCTAACTTACTGTTGTGGATACCGCGTCCTTGGTTATCTGCCATTAAGCAATCAGCACCACAGTTTTGGCGTTGCCGGACTGGTGTATTTGTGTTTGCTGGAGAACCCACACCCGCGACTCAAAATGCAGGCTATCCAGAACGTTTTTCACATTCTAGAAACTTGGATTTACGGAATATTGAGCAGTCGATTATAGATGAATCAGTTAACCAAGCAGAACTCAGAACCGCAGCCTCCGAGCTCAAGTTTGAGAATAATTCCAATTTCCCAGCAGAGGTACAAGGGAATGGCATACACAAAACCCAGGAATCTACTAGTAGGTCTGGTAGTGGTAATAATAATCAATCGCTGTTGTCTTTATCTTATGTTAGTAGCGAGTTAACAGAGCTAGTAATTGCAACAATTAACGCAAGTAGTGATAAAAATGCTGAAAATTATTTACAACCGCAGCAGATTTTATTGGAGATTGAAGAATTACACGAAAAGCAAGCTTCAGGGGATGTACTGGCAGAAGCTTATTATCGCTTGGGCACTTTATACCGCCTTCGCATTGAGCAAGGAGAGTCAACCCTAGAAAACCTGATGGTGGCAATTATTGCCTATCAGGAGGCTATTAGCTATGACGAAAGCTCACCACAACTTCCAGATATCTTGAATGATTTGGGTACACTCTACTGGATGCTATACCGTACACCACCCAATTCTGAGGAGGGACAAACTTATATAGAGCAGGCAATAGAATTTTATCAGTTGGCGTTAAAGATGATTTCACCGCAGACGCATCGGGAAACTTACGCTCGTGTGCAAAATAATTTGGGGACGGCTTATGGAGATTTAGCTCGTTTTTCTCACCCATCTGAAAATTGGCAGCAGGCAGTATTAGCTTACAACGAAGCACTCAGCTACCGTACAGCTGATATGGATTCATTAAAGTATGCAGCTTGCCAGAATAATTTGGGTACTGCTTACTGGCATCTAGGGCAATACAACCAACCGATTGTGCATTTAAAGAAAGCGATCGCAGCTTACAACGAAGCACTCATATACTACAATCCCGAACAGGAACCGCTCAAGTATGGGATGATTCAAAACAACATCGGCACTGCCTGTTGGAATCTAGCACAATACGAGCAACCTGCCCAAAATCTCCAGCTAGCGATTAATGTCTATAGCAAAGCTCTTAAGTATCGCACTCCAGCAAATGTTCCCAGCGCCTGCGCCGCTACACAAAATAATCTAGGTACTGCCTACTGGCACTTAGCAAACCTTTCTCAGACAACTAAAGAGGCACGTCAAAAGTATTTGCAACTATGTATCAGCGCTTATGAAGAAGCTATAGCTTTGGCTCACTCACTTAGCGGTACTCCTTTAAGCTTTGATTTGCTTGCCTCTTATAATAACTTGGCACTAGCACATTATCAGCTAGTAATAGATAAGTCGTTTAATGGTGACAAAGCAACACATTCTCAACACTTAGAAGTAGCTTTAGACTACCATTTGCAAGCCTTAAACGGATTGAGCAAACAATCAGAGGCTTATCAAACAACCTTCACTTATGTGGTGAAAACTATTCGCGCTTTTCATAATGAATTAGGGATACAGGGGCAAACTCTAGCTTTATCTAAAGTTCCTAGTCAGTTGTTGCCAGAGATTTTGTCAAAGTTATAA
- the psb34 gene encoding photosystem II assembly protein Psb34 — MPYTNEEGGLLNNFAREPKVYQAEPPTEGQKRTYLILGIAATALVVGLILVAFFVSKSS, encoded by the coding sequence ATGCCCTATACCAATGAAGAAGGCGGCCTTCTGAATAATTTTGCTCGGGAACCAAAGGTTTATCAAGCAGAACCTCCCACAGAAGGGCAAAAACGAACTTATCTCATACTAGGAATTGCCGCTACAGCTTTGGTTGTCGGCTTGATTCTAGTCGCCTTCTTCGTTTCTAAGAGCAGTTAA
- the thiO gene encoding glycine oxidase ThiO, whose product MTSEIVIIGGGVIGLAIAIELKMRGTNVTVLCRDFQAAATHAAAGMLAPDAENITNEAMRSLCWRSRALYPDWTTKLEELTGLNTGYRACGILAPVFEEAVGQGSREQGAGSRGKGQNFSPLHPSHCPPASSPAYWLNKEAIHQYQPGLGAEVVGGWWYPEDAQVDNKALAHVLRTAAECVGVELKDGITVEAFLQQQGQVVGVQTNVGIIRAAHYVLASGAWSNELLPLPVRPRKGQMLSVGIPEFAPDLPLKRVLFGQNIYIVPRRDRLIIGATSEDVGFTPNNTPDGIQKLLQAAIRLYPQLKDYPIQEFWWGFRPATPDELPILGTSHCQNLTLATGHYRNGILLTPITATLIADLILEQKPDPLPLLADFHYSRFQSQPSTSTQMLTHSANFSNGNRPAISSLPIQDSPLIIAGKTFQSRLMTGTGKYRSIEEMQQSVAASDCQIVTVAVRRVQTKAPGHEGLAEALDWTKIWMLPNTAGCQTAEEAIRVARLGREMAKLLGQEDNNFIKLEVIPDLKYLLPDPIGTLQAAEQLVKEGFAVLPYINADPMLAKRLEEVGCATVMPLASPIGSGQGLKTTANIQIIIENANVPVVVDAGIGSPSEAAQAMELGADALLINSAIALSPNPAAMARAMNLAAVAGRLAYLAGRMPIKDYASPSSPLTGTITN is encoded by the coding sequence ATGACTAGTGAGATCGTAATTATTGGTGGCGGCGTTATTGGTTTAGCGATCGCTATTGAGCTAAAAATGCGCGGGACAAACGTCACCGTGCTTTGTCGTGACTTTCAAGCTGCCGCTACCCACGCCGCCGCCGGGATGTTAGCACCAGACGCGGAAAACATCACTAATGAGGCAATGCGTTCATTGTGTTGGCGATCGCGTGCTTTATATCCCGACTGGACAACTAAACTAGAAGAACTAACTGGTTTAAATACTGGCTACCGTGCCTGTGGTATTCTCGCACCCGTCTTTGAAGAGGCGGTGGGGCAGGGGAGCAGGGAGCAGGGAGCAGGGAGCAGAGGGAAAGGACAAAATTTCTCTCCTCTGCACCCTTCCCACTGCCCCCCTGCCTCTTCCCCCGCTTACTGGTTAAATAAAGAAGCAATTCATCAATATCAGCCAGGATTGGGAGCAGAGGTCGTTGGTGGCTGGTGGTATCCTGAAGATGCACAAGTTGATAATAAGGCTTTAGCCCACGTATTGCGGACTGCGGCTGAGTGTGTTGGTGTTGAACTCAAAGACGGTATTACAGTAGAAGCATTTTTACAGCAGCAAGGACAAGTGGTTGGCGTGCAAACCAATGTTGGGATAATTCGCGCCGCGCATTATGTTTTAGCTTCAGGTGCTTGGTCAAATGAGTTATTGCCGCTACCCGTGCGTCCCAGAAAAGGACAAATGCTGAGTGTAGGAATACCAGAGTTTGCGCCGGACTTGCCTTTGAAGCGGGTTTTGTTTGGGCAGAATATTTACATCGTACCAAGACGCGATCGCCTGATTATCGGGGCAACAAGCGAAGACGTTGGCTTCACCCCCAACAATACCCCAGACGGCATTCAAAAATTATTACAAGCTGCCATCCGGCTGTATCCCCAATTAAAGGATTATCCGATCCAAGAGTTCTGGTGGGGATTTCGCCCAGCCACCCCCGATGAGTTACCCATTCTTGGTACTAGCCACTGTCAAAATTTAACCCTTGCTACAGGTCATTACCGTAACGGGATTCTACTTACACCCATAACAGCCACATTGATTGCCGATTTAATCTTAGAACAAAAGCCCGATCCTCTTCCTCTACTTGCTGATTTTCACTATTCGCGCTTCCAATCCCAGCCATCTACCTCCACCCAAATGCTGACTCATTCTGCCAACTTCTCCAACGGTAATCGTCCTGCTATATCCTCCCTCCCAATTCAAGACTCGCCGCTAATTATTGCTGGCAAAACCTTCCAATCCCGCTTGATGACGGGAACTGGTAAGTATCGCAGCATAGAAGAAATGCAACAAAGCGTTGCCGCCAGTGATTGCCAGATTGTCACTGTGGCTGTACGACGGGTACAAACCAAGGCCCCCGGACATGAAGGTTTAGCCGAAGCCTTAGATTGGACAAAAATTTGGATGTTGCCCAATACCGCAGGTTGCCAAACTGCTGAAGAGGCAATTCGGGTGGCGCGTTTGGGGCGAGAAATGGCGAAATTGTTAGGGCAGGAAGATAATAACTTTATTAAGTTAGAAGTAATACCTGACCTTAAGTATTTACTCCCAGATCCAATTGGGACGCTGCAAGCCGCAGAACAACTAGTTAAAGAAGGTTTTGCAGTGTTGCCCTATATTAACGCTGACCCTATGTTAGCCAAGCGTTTAGAAGAAGTAGGTTGTGCGACGGTAATGCCGTTGGCATCGCCAATTGGTTCCGGACAAGGGCTAAAAACAACCGCCAACATCCAAATCATCATCGAAAATGCGAATGTACCAGTGGTGGTAGATGCTGGTATTGGTTCACCCTCAGAAGCTGCTCAAGCAATGGAATTGGGAGCAGATGCTTTATTGATTAATAGTGCGATCGCTCTTTCTCCAAACCCAGCAGCAATGGCTCGTGCCATGAATTTAGCAGCAGTCGCCGGTCGTCTAGCATACCTTGCTGGCAGGATGCCGATCAAAGATTACGCCAGTCCTAGTTCACCTCTCACCGGGACGATTACTAATTAG
- a CDS encoding 2Fe-2S iron-sulfur cluster-binding protein: protein MPKVLAEGKTIQCVSGSNLRTILLQNGIHLYNDGAKVINCRGIGSCGTCAVKVEGEVSAANWRDRARRSLPPHSPKTDLRLACQTQVLGDVKVTKFDGFWGQGSRIVWTPKG from the coding sequence ATGCCTAAAGTACTAGCTGAAGGTAAAACAATTCAGTGCGTAAGCGGAAGCAATCTCCGAACAATTTTGCTGCAAAATGGTATTCACCTCTACAATGACGGTGCTAAGGTAATAAACTGTCGGGGCATTGGCAGTTGCGGAACCTGTGCGGTTAAGGTAGAGGGCGAAGTATCAGCAGCGAATTGGCGCGATCGAGCCCGGCGTTCGCTTCCTCCCCATTCTCCTAAAACAGACTTGCGTTTAGCCTGCCAAACTCAGGTTTTAGGCGATGTGAAAGTGACAAAGTTTGATGGATTTTGGGGACAAGGTTCTCGAATAGTGTGGACACCAAAAGGTTAA
- the cimA gene encoding citramalate synthase has product MTTNSSPQLWLYDTTLRDGTQREGLSVSIEDKLRIAKRLDQLGVPFIEGGWPGANPKDVQFFWQLQEDPLKQAEIVAFCSTRRPNSTAATEPMLQDILAAGTRWVTIFGKSWDLHVTTSLKTTLEENLAMIRDTIEYLRSQGRRIIYDAEHWFDGYKHNPDYALQTLEAAIASGAEWLVLCDTNGGTLPHEIGQIVQDVSSHLSFVTCQETMTKDNGQRIIPQIGIHTHNDSEMAVANAIAAVMAGAKMVQGTINGYGERCGNANLCSLIPNLQLKLGYSCITEDQLTQLTEASRFVSEVVNLAPDEHAPFVGLSAFAHKGGIHVSAVERNPLTYEHIQPEQVGNHRRIVISEQSGLSNVLAKARSFGIDLDQLKAEAKEILQRLKDLESEGFQFEAAEASFALLMHEALGGRQKFFEVKGFQVHCDLVEGKETSNALATVKIAVDGKNILEAAEGNGPVAALDAALRKALVNFYPQIATFDLTDYKVRILNGHTGTAAKTRVLVESGNGRQRWTTVGVSTNILEASYQAVVEGLEYGLLLHSQAEAAVKAST; this is encoded by the coding sequence ATGACCACAAATTCCTCACCTCAACTTTGGCTCTATGACACTACATTACGGGATGGCACTCAGCGCGAGGGGCTATCTGTATCGATAGAAGATAAGTTACGCATTGCCAAGAGACTCGATCAACTGGGAGTTCCCTTCATTGAAGGCGGTTGGCCTGGTGCTAATCCCAAGGATGTACAATTTTTCTGGCAACTCCAAGAAGATCCGCTAAAACAAGCTGAAATTGTGGCTTTTTGTTCGACTCGACGGCCCAACTCCACTGCCGCAACCGAACCGATGTTACAGGATATTTTGGCTGCGGGAACTCGCTGGGTAACGATTTTTGGTAAGTCTTGGGATTTACATGTCACAACTAGCCTCAAAACGACACTAGAAGAAAATTTGGCGATGATTCGTGACACCATTGAGTACCTCCGTTCTCAAGGTCGTCGCATTATCTACGATGCCGAACATTGGTTTGATGGTTATAAGCACAATCCAGATTATGCTTTACAAACATTAGAGGCTGCGATCGCATCTGGTGCTGAATGGCTAGTCCTCTGTGATACCAATGGCGGCACTTTACCTCATGAAATTGGGCAAATTGTACAAGATGTCAGTAGTCATTTGTCATTTGTCACTTGTCAAGAAACAATGACGAAGGACAACGGACAAAGGATAATTCCCCAAATTGGAATTCACACTCATAACGATTCAGAAATGGCGGTCGCTAACGCAATAGCCGCCGTGATGGCAGGGGCAAAGATGGTACAGGGCACAATTAATGGTTACGGTGAACGTTGCGGTAATGCTAACCTCTGTTCGTTAATTCCCAATTTACAACTGAAGCTGGGTTACAGTTGTATCACAGAAGACCAGCTAACACAACTTACAGAAGCTAGTCGTTTTGTTAGTGAAGTGGTCAACCTCGCGCCAGATGAACACGCTCCCTTTGTGGGACTTTCGGCTTTTGCCCACAAGGGTGGTATTCATGTATCAGCTGTAGAACGTAATCCCCTGACTTACGAACACATTCAGCCGGAACAAGTCGGGAATCATCGCCGCATTGTGATTTCTGAACAGTCTGGACTTAGCAATGTTCTAGCCAAAGCCCGCAGTTTTGGGATTGACCTCGATCAACTCAAGGCAGAAGCCAAGGAAATTCTCCAGCGTCTCAAAGATTTGGAGAGTGAAGGATTTCAATTTGAAGCAGCAGAGGCCAGTTTTGCACTACTGATGCACGAAGCTTTGGGAGGTCGCCAGAAGTTTTTTGAAGTCAAAGGTTTTCAAGTCCACTGTGACTTGGTTGAGGGAAAAGAAACTAGTAACGCCCTAGCTACAGTCAAAATCGCTGTTGACGGCAAAAATATTCTGGAGGCGGCGGAAGGTAACGGCCCCGTTGCAGCTTTGGATGCTGCTTTACGCAAGGCTTTGGTGAATTTTTATCCCCAAATAGCTACCTTTGATTTGACAGATTACAAAGTGCGAATTCTCAACGGACATACGGGGACTGCGGCAAAAACTCGTGTGTTGGTAGAATCCGGCAATGGTCGTCAGCGCTGGACGACGGTAGGGGTTTCCACCAATATTTTGGAGGCTTCCTATCAAGCGGTGGTGGAGGGCTTGGAATACGGTTTATTATTGCATTCCCAAGCAGAAGCGGCGGTGAAAGCTTCTACTTGA
- a CDS encoding cobalamin biosynthesis protein, with protein sequence MQQVFWVGIGCKRGTSRQLIDWAIEEAFRENQLFQSAIAGVATINTKASEVGLIELCHLRNFPLKTFSGQILRSVCVPNPATITDHKVGTPSVAEAAAILAATQASLLTASPFGSTEALGVRLLVPKQIFQLQGQPGAVTLAVAQASNIMSITKIN encoded by the coding sequence GTGCAACAGGTTTTCTGGGTAGGAATCGGTTGTAAGCGGGGAACCTCACGGCAATTGATTGATTGGGCTATTGAGGAAGCCTTTCGAGAAAATCAACTTTTTCAAAGTGCGATCGCAGGGGTTGCTACCATTAACACTAAAGCCTCGGAAGTTGGTTTAATAGAACTTTGCCACCTACGCAATTTCCCCCTAAAAACCTTTTCTGGCCAAATCCTTCGTTCTGTCTGTGTCCCCAACCCTGCCACAATTACTGACCACAAAGTAGGTACACCTAGCGTAGCAGAGGCAGCTGCTATTCTTGCAGCAACTCAAGCCTCGTTGTTAACTGCTTCCCCCTTTGGCAGCACAGAAGCATTGGGAGTGAGACTCTTAGTTCCTAAACAAATTTTCCAGCTACAAGGGCAACCAGGAGCTGTAACGTTAGCTGTTGCCCAAGCCTCAAATATTATGAGTATTACAAAAATTAACTAA
- a CDS encoding phage holin family protein: MQHFLLTWLGTAVALFITANIVPGFFIKNFVVALVAALVIGLVNAFIRPILQILTFPITLLTFGLFTLVINALTLWLASALTPGSGFEIQGFLPALLGSIVLAIVSSIINYLLRVVD; the protein is encoded by the coding sequence ATGCAACACTTTTTATTAACTTGGCTCGGTACTGCGGTGGCGTTATTTATTACTGCTAATATCGTTCCGGGATTCTTTATCAAGAATTTTGTGGTTGCCTTAGTTGCTGCCCTGGTTATTGGTTTGGTTAACGCATTTATTAGACCAATTTTGCAAATTTTGACCTTTCCGATTACCTTGCTCACCTTTGGTCTATTTACATTGGTAATCAATGCTTTAACACTTTGGTTGGCAAGTGCCTTAACCCCTGGTTCTGGTTTTGAGATTCAGGGCTTTTTACCTGCTTTGTTAGGTTCAATCGTGCTAGCTATTGTTTCTAGCATAATTAACTATTTGTTGAGAGTTGTTGACTAG
- a CDS encoding peptidoglycan-binding domain-containing protein translates to MQSSLTASILSYLKLLDPTVNRCGMEKRQKSWWTKRSKSFSAIEILLLSAMPLLIASTPLVSIAAPQKIAQINPGDSISRPNLKVGSQGERVSELQAALKLLGFYSGAVDGIYSENTASAVARFKQAAGLNPDGVVDASTWQRLFPNQPVAASTIPSSQPRFNSATNFPVPTQASSLTNVANPNPNPPRQAVTQVATSPEPRPTTPKKAATQVATSSEPRPATPKKATTQVATSPEPRPATPRKATTSSTQKTPNRTTSTARTQSATRTGQTTRTQKNTPTQRTPGIQYTSEGLPILRIGLRGSEVVKLQQQLKKLGFLKGDADGDFGETTETAVKAAQKRYGLEADGVVGGSTWEVLLQR, encoded by the coding sequence ATGCAAAGCAGCCTGACAGCAAGTATTTTGAGTTACTTAAAATTACTAGACCCCACTGTAAATCGCTGTGGAATGGAAAAACGGCAAAAAAGTTGGTGGACAAAGAGGTCTAAATCTTTCTCAGCCATTGAAATACTCTTGTTATCCGCAATGCCTCTGCTTATTGCCTCAACGCCTTTAGTATCAATAGCAGCGCCACAAAAAATTGCCCAAATAAATCCTGGAGATAGCATCAGTCGGCCTAACCTCAAAGTTGGTAGCCAAGGCGAACGCGTATCTGAACTTCAGGCAGCTCTGAAACTTTTGGGTTTTTACTCTGGTGCAGTAGATGGTATTTATAGTGAGAATACGGCCAGTGCTGTTGCCCGTTTTAAACAAGCAGCTGGTTTAAATCCAGATGGCGTTGTTGATGCCAGCACTTGGCAAAGACTTTTCCCTAATCAACCAGTAGCAGCATCAACTATCCCTTCATCCCAGCCAAGATTTAACTCAGCTACGAATTTTCCTGTTCCAACCCAGGCTAGCAGCCTCACCAACGTTGCAAATCCTAACCCCAACCCCCCAAGACAAGCTGTAACACAAGTCGCGACTAGCCCTGAGCCAAGACCTACTACCCCAAAAAAAGCTGCAACACAAGTTGCAACTAGCTCTGAGCCAAGACCTGCTACCCCAAAAAAAGCTACAACACAAGTTGCGACTAGCCCTGAGCCAAGGCCTGCTACCCCAAGAAAAGCTACAACTTCAAGCACACAAAAAACGCCAAATCGTACTACATCAACTGCTAGAACTCAGTCAGCTACACGGACTGGGCAAACTACTCGAACTCAGAAAAACACACCTACTCAGCGAACTCCTGGTATTCAATACACCTCCGAAGGATTGCCAATTTTACGTATAGGGTTACGTGGTTCTGAAGTTGTTAAGTTGCAACAACAACTGAAAAAGCTTGGTTTCTTGAAAGGCGATGCCGATGGAGACTTTGGTGAGACAACCGAGACTGCTGTGAAAGCAGCACAAAAGCGCTATGGTTTAGAAGCTGATGGTGTAGTTGGTGGCTCTACCTGGGAGGTTCTTTTGCAGCGTTAG
- a CDS encoding M16 family metallopeptidase: MTTLLQKSPIHRTVLNNGIVVLAAENPAADIIAARIFVRAGSCNENREQAGLAHLLSAVMTKGCDGLSSLEIAEKVESVGASLSADAGTDYFLLSFKTVTLDFAEILALAGRILRSPTFPETQVELERRLALQDIRSQKEQPFNVAFEQMRQVMYQNHPYSMSVLGDETSMSSLTRADLVEYHQTYFRPDNVVISIAGRVTSTDAAALVEEVFADWQAPAQALPILNLPEIKVEPQVKVKPVQTQQSIVMLGYLGTSVNSVDYAALKLLCTYLGNGLSSRLFVELREKRGLAYEVSAFYSTRLFPASFVVYMGTAPENTSIALEGLRTEVDLLSTTEVSESALQAAKNKILGQYALGKQTNGQIAQIYGWYEILGLGIDFDTKFQELIAAVSAKDAIAAASKYLKSPYLSLVGQEEAINRAIA; encoded by the coding sequence ATGACAACCTTGCTGCAAAAATCACCTATCCATCGCACCGTATTGAATAATGGCATTGTCGTGCTGGCGGCAGAAAACCCTGCTGCGGATATTATTGCAGCGCGGATCTTTGTGCGTGCCGGTAGTTGTAACGAAAACCGGGAGCAAGCAGGGTTGGCGCATTTGCTATCAGCAGTAATGACAAAGGGATGCGATGGACTTTCTAGCTTAGAAATTGCTGAAAAAGTCGAGTCTGTAGGAGCAAGTTTGAGTGCGGATGCTGGTACTGATTATTTTTTGCTATCTTTCAAGACGGTAACATTAGATTTTGCGGAAATTTTAGCATTGGCAGGGCGGATTTTGCGATCGCCTACTTTTCCCGAAACTCAAGTGGAACTAGAACGGCGTTTAGCACTCCAAGATATTCGTTCGCAAAAAGAGCAACCTTTCAATGTCGCCTTTGAACAAATGCGGCAGGTAATGTACCAAAATCATCCCTACTCTATGTCAGTACTGGGAGATGAAACCAGTATGAGTAGCTTAACTCGTGCGGATTTGGTAGAGTATCATCAAACTTATTTCCGCCCAGATAATGTAGTAATTAGCATTGCTGGGAGAGTCACATCTACAGACGCAGCAGCGTTGGTGGAAGAAGTTTTTGCTGATTGGCAAGCGCCAGCCCAAGCACTGCCAATACTGAATTTACCTGAGATTAAAGTGGAACCGCAGGTAAAGGTTAAGCCAGTACAGACACAACAATCAATCGTGATGCTTGGTTATTTAGGAACATCGGTCAATTCTGTTGACTACGCCGCCCTGAAGTTGTTGTGTACCTACTTGGGAAATGGGCTTTCTAGTCGCTTGTTTGTCGAATTGCGCGAAAAACGCGGTTTAGCTTATGAAGTATCTGCTTTTTACTCCACAAGGCTATTTCCAGCCTCATTTGTAGTTTACATGGGTACAGCACCGGAAAATACCAGCATTGCCCTAGAAGGACTGCGTACAGAAGTAGATTTATTGTCTACCACTGAAGTATCTGAAAGCGCCCTGCAAGCTGCGAAAAATAAGATTCTGGGACAGTACGCCTTGGGTAAACAAACAAATGGGCAAATTGCTCAGATATATGGCTGGTATGAAATTTTGGGCTTAGGAATTGATTTTGATACCAAGTTTCAAGAATTGATTGCGGCGGTGAGTGCCAAGGATGCGATCGCTGCTGCAAGTAAGTATTTAAAATCACCTTATTTGTCTTTAGTTGGTCAAGAAGAAGCAATTAACCGAGCGATCGCGTAA